A part of Candidatus Acidiferrales bacterium genomic DNA contains:
- a CDS encoding MauE/DoxX family redox-associated membrane protein, with amino-acid sequence MAAGAQSHSAPFLAGAGLRFQKTALVYARVALAAAFLSSVADRFGFWGPPGEFGVSWGNWKSFVATVAYMNPFLPRSAAPILSVIVTCLELGLATLLLLGVWRREVAAACSALLFLFATSLAVFVGVKTALAYSVYSASAAALLLALASPCGKEGAS; translated from the coding sequence ATGGCTGCCGGCGCGCAATCACATTCAGCTCCATTTCTTGCCGGCGCCGGCCTTCGCTTCCAAAAAACCGCGCTCGTCTATGCCCGCGTTGCGCTGGCTGCCGCCTTTCTCTCCTCCGTCGCGGATCGTTTCGGCTTTTGGGGTCCGCCGGGGGAATTCGGCGTGTCTTGGGGCAATTGGAAGAGTTTTGTGGCCACCGTCGCGTACATGAATCCTTTCCTTCCTCGGAGCGCGGCTCCGATTCTCTCCGTCATCGTGACGTGCTTGGAGTTGGGGCTGGCTACATTGTTGCTTTTGGGCGTCTGGCGGCGGGAGGTTGCCGCGGCTTGTTCCGCATTGCTCTTTTTGTTTGCTACTTCGCTGGCGGTTTTCGTCGGAGTTAAAACCGCGCTCGCCTATTCCGTCTACTCCGCTTCCGCCGCCGCGCTCCTTCTCGCGCTGGCTTCTCCATGTGGCAAAGAAGGGGCCTCCTGA